CAAGGGAAATCAGGGTGGAGTCATCAATTCCTTCAGCTTCTCTGGACTGAAAAACACATCTGTTCTGTTTCAGTCCGTCCGGCCAGGCCAGATTCCAGTGTTTCTTTCTTTTTTCTGCTTTGCCCCCATGAGTGTTCAGGTAACTAATGGTCATTCTTTCAACCCAGTAAGGAAGAGGATGAAAGCGAAGCTGATGAGCTGTCTGAACATCAGGTTCTTCAGACAAACCGTAAAGAGCTGACTCCTGCCTGATGCGGCGGATTTCATCGCGAACTCTGTCCAGGGCCTGTTCAGCATTGGATTCTAACCGGTCTGGCTCAATTATGGCTGTTGTAAAGACATCTTCAAAAATTTCTCCTGCCTGAGCCGAATCCAGCACATCTCCGGTCTTATCAATTCCAAATTCCTTGAAAATCACATCAAGCTTCTGCTCTAAAACCTCCCTTACCCTGAACTCAACAGAATCCTTAAATACAAAATTCACAGCCCTGACTGTCTTGGGCTGACCGATGCGGTCCACCCGCCCGATTCTCTGTTCCAGACGCATGGGATTCCAGGGTATGTCATAGTTTATTATGACGTGGCAAAATTGCAGGTTAAGTCCTTCTCCACCGGCATCAGTGGAAACCATAACCCTGGCATGATGCATAAAATTTTCCTGAGCCTGCCTGCGCTGGTGCATATCCATGGACCCATTCAGGGTGACAACTGATATTCCCCTGGCCTCCAGGAATTCCCTGATCATTTCCTGGGTAGGGATGAACTCCGTAAAGATAAGCACCTTGAGATCTGGTTCATTTTCTTCAGCCTGGAGTTTGTAAATCCATTCTATAAGTGCTTCAGCCTTGGCATCCGGGCCTTCCTGTTCACATTGGCGGGCAATATCAAGGAGCCTTTCAACCTGTCGGCCTTCATCCTGCAAAGCAGAAACATGAGACATTAAAAGCTCATCAAGAAGCTCCTGGGCGTCCATGTCATACAAACTTTCATGATCTTCACCATTATCCAGATCAGCTTCCATCTTTCCCAGGCGCAAAACAGCCTGGCGCTGACCATGCCTGATGGCCTCAAGTCGTCTTTCCAGGGTTGAGCGAATGGCCATTGTACTGGAAACCATTAGACGCTGCATCAGGATCATCAGGAATCCAATATGTCGTTTCTTTTCTCTTAAGGCCTGGTTGTAACCTTCACGCACATACTCGGTTACTTCTTCATAAAGCAGATGCTGCCGGCGATGCCTTGACTGCCATTCTATCTGAGCCAGACTGGTCTGCCTGGGCTTGAATAGTGGTCTGCCATCAGCATCAATTGCCTTTCTTTTTTCTGTGCGAATTACATATGGTGCTACCCGTTCTCTGGTAATGCTCTCCATATCCGGAAACGCATCCTGATCCAGAAGTTTGACCAGGCGATGAAATGAATCAGTCTTGCCCTGATGAGGTGTGGCTGAAAGAAGCAGGATGTAGGGTGCAGCCTCGGCCAGTCCCCGGCCAAGTTTATGTCTGGCCACCTGGTCAGTACTTCCTCCCAGACGGTGGGCTTCATCAACAATAATAAGATCCCACCCTGCAGTAATCAGGGATTCAAACCGGCTTTGGTTGTATGTTTTAATGCGCTCTTGTGACCAGCCCTGTCTTTTGAATACCGGTTTGACTGAATCCAGAGAAACTACAACCTGATCAAACATGGACCAGGGTGATGCCGCCAGATCAGATCCAAGATTCAGGCGCTGCAATGAGGATATATCTTCTCCCAGGACCAGACGAAACTGCTCATTGAAATGAGTCTGCATTTCAGCCACCCATTGAGTGGCTATGCCCTTTGGTGATACCACAAGCGTTCTTCGAACCAGGCCCCGGATTTTCAGCTCACGCATGACAAGCCCGGCTTCAATTGTCTTGCCCAGACCTACTTCGTCAGCAAGGAGATAACGAATCCGGTCCTGGGATATGGCTTTTGATAATGCCTGTATCTGATGTGGAAGAGGAATGACATTGGATTCCATTGGAGCCAAAAGCACATGGCCCTTATGGTCATCTGAGTTTCCCTCCAGCAATTGGGAAATCCTGGCTGCTGAAGCAATATAACTGATGTACTGGGATTGAAGTTCAGGGACAATACCTGAGTCAAGAGGACTGAGTGCGGAACATGGAAGCTTAACCACGGCATCCTGGCTGGGCAGCCAGACCCGGCAGATATCCTGCCCCCACAAGGTTTGCTTTTCGATAATCTTACAGGGGCAGTTGTGGATGGTGGAGTATTGCCAGGGAAAATCCATCATGTCTTTTTTTCCAAGAATTCGTGCAACTTATCCCGAAAATATCTGAAACTTGGGGATGCATTGTTATCAACTTCCATGTACGGAGTAATTTTTTCAGCCCACTGAAATTTTTCCGCGCCAACTGCCTGCCAACCCCTGGCGCTGAGGGCAGTAGAACCTCCATTATACACCGCGTCAGCCAAAAACTCCCATGTGCCGCAAATGGAATCATTCTCGTATGCATTAAGGATAGCACCCTTTGCTCGTGGATAAGCAGATTTGATTGCCGGAATATCGCCGAGTAACCAAGCCTCGCCCTCTTTAATAGCGAAACAAAACCTGGTTTCCGGCTGCGGATTGCAAGAGTTGAGGATGTTCAAAAGTTCTTGGCGGAAGGATTTGAGACATTTATCGTCAAGATCACAAACAAGAATAACTGCTGCAGGATAATCGGCTGGATAGTTAACGAAAGCTTTGCCATAACCACGGAGCAGGCGGGGGAGCTGGTCAAGCAGGATACGTTTGTTTGCATCTTGATTTGCTGATAAATTTTTGGGTATGCGCCCTATTCCTTTGTAATGGTGAATACTATAAGTATGGTTACCATCGATAATCTTGGGAACAAGTATTTCAAGAGCCTTTTTACCGGATTGGTCTTCAACAAGGATTTCAAAATGCATTTAATCACCTCGGGTCCAGGTAGTCGCTATACCAGAGTCCTCCCAAAGGTAAGCCCTCGGCAACCATATTTTTTACAATGATATCATCACTCGCTCTGCGGATGGTAGAAAAGCCATCCTGTTCTTTTTCAAGAATCCATACTTCTTCAGGCTCAAGAGCGTCCACAAAATAAGGTTGGTGAGTAGTAACGAATACTTGGGAACCACCTTTACGCCCAGTTGCATGTTCACGAAATTCTTTTGCCAAAGACTCAAGAAGTTTGTGGTACAAGCCATTCTCAGGTTCTTCAATACACAAAAAAGGTGGCGGAGTCGGATCTTCCAACAACAAAAGATAAGCAAAAACCTTAAGTGTACCATCGGACATTTGCTGGGCATAAAAAGGATCCTGAAAACCTTTGTCGTTGAACCGCAATAACAATCTTCCGTCATTGGATTTTTCGGTATCTATCTTCTCTATACCGGGAATTTTTTCAGCAATTTTTTTCAAGATACCTTGAAATCGTCTGGGATATTCTCGCTCCATAAACTGGACCACGTTTCCAAGATTATCCCCATGAATATTGAGGTGTTTTTGTGGTCCGGCAAGTGGTAAACTCCGTGCCGCATCAGGCGTGAAATAGCTGAGATACCAGCCTTCGATAAATCTCCGGAATGCTGAAATTCTTGGATGCTGTTTAAGAGAGCCCAAAGTAGCAATGCCAAGCTTGCGCATATCTTCCAGTTCAACAACTTCCGTTTCCCTTGATTCTTCTTTTGCATCGCCGGATTTAAGAGATTCCATCAGTCCCAGAAGATCAAAGTCGTCCTTGGTTTCATCAATCTGGCGTCCTTCCTGTTCCCCCTTCCAGGCAACGCCTTTTCCGCTGTTCAAAATCAGAAAGGAAAATGGCCAACCGTGTTTTTGACCTTTACGACGCTGTCTGAGGCGCTCCTTAAGAACATAAGGCCTGCCCGAAGAATCAACATCAATGGATAGCTCATAGGTGATAGGACGCGCCTTACCATCCTCTTTATAGTACACCTCTAACTCAATAGGACAATTCTGTCCTTGAGACAAAATCTTTTCGAATCCACCACGGCCACGAGCATCGCATGCCTCTTCGACGCCGGACTTCAAACAATCTGCAAAAAAACCAAAAGCATCGAACAAAGTGCTTTTTCCAACTCCATTTTTTCCGATGACGGCAGTCATGGGCGTAAGTGGTGCTGCATGCTGCTGGTTCCAGAGACGACCAAGTGTCACATCCTTTAGTGACCTGAAATTCTTTATTCGAAATCCTTCAATTTTTGCCATCACACAACTCCTTCCTGTGGCACAGAGAATGGGAGACAGGGCGTCTTGGTGTTTAACGAATGATCCATTTACCACTCTCCCTGATCATATTAACCAGTTGGCCAATTATATTGTCATATTGCTGGTCAAGCTCATTTGATGTTGGTGAGTCTAAATAACCGCAACGTGAAGCGAACTCCAGCCAAACCTGTGTCTCACAAGCTTCACTTTCAGAGTCACTGAGTTTGGCTATAAATGCGGCTTCATATCTTCTCTTACGCCATGCCTCAGCCAGGTTGGCACAAACAGAACGCGACGATCGCCGCATCTGGTCCGTCATCGAATACTTTTCCTCAGGTGGAAACTTTTTTGTCAGCTCGAATATGCGCATTGCTGCATCCATCGAATTCTGATAAACTCGCAACTCCCGAAAATGCCTGATATTCGCCATACTAAAAATCTCCCATTCACCCCTTCCCGGTTCCTATCTCCACCCCAAGTCTCCCCATCTCCGAGTCCCCGAGTCTCTCTTCATCCCCGTCCCCGAGTCTCTCTTCATCCGAGTCCCCGAGTCCCCGCGCCCCCGCGTCACTCTTCATCCGAGTCCCCGAGTCTCCGAGTCCCCGAGTCCCCGAGTCCCCGAGTCCCCGNNNNNNNNNNNNNNNNNNNNNNNNNNNNNNNNNNNNNNNNNNNNNNNNNNNNNNNNNNNNNNNNNNNNNNNNNNNNNNNNNNNNNNNNNNNNNNNNNNNNNNNNNNNNNNNNNNNCCGAGTCCCCGAGTCCCCGAGTCCCCGCGTCACTCTTCATCCGAGTCTCCGAGTCTCCAAGTCCCCGAGTCCCCGCGTCACTCTCCCCCCCCGTCCCTCGTCACCGCCTGATCATACCACATGAGCAGTTTGGGATCTTCTTCAAGAATTTTATTGGGTATTTTTTCAGCAATGGTGATTATTGTTGAGTAGTCACGCTGTTGCCAGGCTTTTTTGAATCCCGCCCGGACTGCTTCCAGTCGGAAAACCTTGAGCTTCTTCTTAGCCTGCTTGTATTGCTCAAACTCTTTGAGCAGAACCTTGTCCCGCATCTTTTCCAGATCACCTGCCTTTCTTGGATCAGGCACATACCAGCGGTCTTTGGCCTTGGATTTCAAAACTGGATCATCCTTATCCATATTTCTAAGCTCAGGCCAGTTGGTTGAAAGATAGCTGTGAATCTGGCTGGGTACGGCTTCTTTGCCATCATAACAGAGAAAATTCTGATTAAGCAGTTCTCGCAGATCAAGTGGGGCTTCATTCTTTTTCCAGCCGCCAAGCTGCTTCATGAATTGGGGATTGATGTCAGAAAAGGTTTGAGGCTTTTTTCTTAATAGGTAGCGCAGCCACTGAATGGCAGAGTTTTCATCAAACACAGCCATATAGAGCTGTACTTCCTTACCTGACATCATTTTCTTGCGGTCATACTCATTGGTCTGTTCCGGCAAAAAGTACATGCCATCCCGTTCGCTGAAACGCTGGGCCAGACCTTCCTGAAATTCCTGGCTGGATATTGGTACTGGATAGCCTTTACGAACATAATAGGCCACCATCTGATCAAAAAGAATACGTGGATCTCGCTCAGGAATTACTTGAGGGACACCGGCCTGGTTTTTGGTTACAGGCAGGTATTTGAGATGAGTACGAACAAACTCCCACACCCCTTCTTCAGATTGGACTGATTGCAGGAAACGCTTTTCAAAACCGCCGTTGGGTTTGTAGGCTGAGATGACAAGGTCTTGTTTGACGGAGGTTGTATTTGTGACTGCATTAAAGCTTCCCTGCTTTTTATTTAGCGCAGAGACATTAGCAACGATAAATCCAGCCTCAGTAAGGGCTGTTTGGATGCTGTTCCAGACAGACGCTTTGGTGTTAGAAAACTCAACAGTCATCCACCTGCCAGGCTTTAATAGTCTGTACGCTTCAGAGAAGCATTTGGTCATAATATCCCTGTACTCAGCACCCCCTTTGCCTTGACTCTTGTTTTCGATTGCTTCCGGTTCAATATTAGTCTTGACTCCCAACCAAGACTCCCAAAGAAAGCTAAGCTCAGAATAATTAAGATTCGAACCAAAAGGGGGATCTATAAATATATAATCAAGGCACTCATCATCGGCATGAAAATTTGAGGATGAACTGATAGATAAAATAAAATCTTTCGTAAAATGACAATTAGCCTCAAATATCCTCCCAAGTCGGCTTTGCCCCCTTTTGTAAGATGAAGACGCACTCAATCCTCTAATCAATGACGGCACATAAAGAGTCCCTGTTAAAATGCCACCACCTTGACCTTTATAATTCGGTTTTTTAACGTTGTACCTGTACAGCTTACTTATCGTATTGATCATTGAAAAAGGCACAAGATAACGATAATCAAGACGCTTACATTTCTCTCGAAATGCCGAAAGCCATCCAAGACCTGATGCGCTATAAAAATGATGGGCATGTGTTATCC
This genomic stretch from Desulfonatronovibrio magnus harbors:
- a CDS encoding DEAD/DEAH box helicase, producing the protein MMDFPWQYSTIHNCPCKIIEKQTLWGQDICRVWLPSQDAVVKLPCSALSPLDSGIVPELQSQYISYIASAARISQLLEGNSDDHKGHVLLAPMESNVIPLPHQIQALSKAISQDRIRYLLADEVGLGKTIEAGLVMRELKIRGLVRRTLVVSPKGIATQWVAEMQTHFNEQFRLVLGEDISSLQRLNLGSDLAASPWSMFDQVVVSLDSVKPVFKRQGWSQERIKTYNQSRFESLITAGWDLIIVDEAHRLGGSTDQVARHKLGRGLAEAAPYILLLSATPHQGKTDSFHRLVKLLDQDAFPDMESITRERVAPYVIRTEKRKAIDADGRPLFKPRQTSLAQIEWQSRHRRQHLLYEEVTEYVREGYNQALREKKRHIGFLMILMQRLMVSSTMAIRSTLERRLEAIRHGQRQAVLRLGKMEADLDNGEDHESLYDMDAQELLDELLMSHVSALQDEGRQVERLLDIARQCEQEGPDAKAEALIEWIYKLQAEENEPDLKVLIFTEFIPTQEMIREFLEARGISVVTLNGSMDMHQRRQAQENFMHHARVMVSTDAGGEGLNLQFCHVIINYDIPWNPMRLEQRIGRVDRIGQPKTVRAVNFVFKDSVEFRVREVLEQKLDVIFKEFGIDKTGDVLDSAQAGEIFEDVFTTAIIEPDRLESNAEQALDRVRDEIRRIRQESALYGLSEEPDVQTAHQLRFHPLPYWVERMTISYLNTHGGKAEKRKKHWNLAWPDGLKQNRCVFQSREAEGIDDSTLISLEDTRIRGLVMKLPLFAPGQPVPRISLTGLPMSVTGLWGLYEILLSAMYPVQSSGPGGMSMPTRQKAVASVFLSHEGKVFLPTARHIWDTLITTDPVYEGAMDQPESADAFESLSQAIKEAGREFFDDLKQKHLSSLVKEEERGKTAFEYRKKAIARIGLPEVRQYRQSKCNVEELKWKEQLKSAREVVPEIRALMITEIVQEAGHE
- a CDS encoding AAA family ATPase; the encoded protein is MAKIEGFRIKNFRSLKDVTLGRLWNQQHAAPLTPMTAVIGKNGVGKSTLFDAFGFFADCLKSGVEEACDARGRGGFEKILSQGQNCPIELEVYYKEDGKARPITYELSIDVDSSGRPYVLKERLRQRRKGQKHGWPFSFLILNSGKGVAWKGEQEGRQIDETKDDFDLLGLMESLKSGDAKEESRETEVVELEDMRKLGIATLGSLKQHPRISAFRRFIEGWYLSYFTPDAARSLPLAGPQKHLNIHGDNLGNVVQFMEREYPRRFQGILKKIAEKIPGIEKIDTEKSNDGRLLLRFNDKGFQDPFYAQQMSDGTLKVFAYLLLLEDPTPPPFLCIEEPENGLYHKLLESLAKEFREHATGRKGGSQVFVTTHQPYFVDALEPEEVWILEKEQDGFSTIRRASDDIIVKNMVAEGLPLGGLWYSDYLDPR
- a CDS encoding four helix bundle protein produces the protein MANIRHFRELRVYQNSMDAAMRIFELTKKFPPEEKYSMTDQMRRSSRSVCANLAEAWRKRRYEAAFIAKLSDSESEACETQVWLEFASRCGYLDSPTSNELDQQYDNIIGQLVNMIRESGKWIIR